The following is a genomic window from Rhizobium sp. NRK18.
CAAGCACGGCCAGCACATCGCCGGCTCTTACGTTTCGCCCGGCTCCGGCGCGCAGTTCCTTCACGCGGCCGGCAGCATGGGCAGTGATGGTGATTTCCATTTTCATGGATTCGATTATGGCGAGCGTATCCCCCGCCGCAACGGTCTGGCCCTCCTCGACGAGAACCTTCCAGACATTGCCGGGCACCGCGCTCTCGACGCCGAAGCATCCCTCCGGAATATCCCCGCCGGCATGGTGGCCGGGGCCTTCGTCGACGGTGAAACTGTCGAGCCCCTGCTCCTTCCAGCGCCGCCGCTCGGCCTCGAAGGCCGCCTGCTGGCTTGCCTTGAAGGTGGCGATGGACGCGGCATTCGCCGCAATGCCGGCCTCGTAGTCCGCATAGGAGAATTCGCCGTCTTCCACACGGATCGGGTAACCGCCATGCGGGAAGGCGGCGCGCGCCTCCGTCAGTTCGGCATGGCTTACCGGGAAGAAGCGGACCTGATCGAAGAAATCGAGAAGCCATGGCTTGCCGTGACCGAAGACCGGCGTCTGGCGCCAGGTGTTCCACATCTGGATGGTGCGGCCGAACAGCTGGTAGCCGCCGGGGCCCTCCATGCCGTAGATGCACATATAGGCGCCGCCGATGCCAACCGCGTTTTCCGGCGTCCATGTGCGAGCCGGATTATACTTGGTCGTCACCAGCCGATGGCGCGGATCGAGCGGAGTCGCCACCGGCGCGCCGAGATAGACGTCGCCGAGCCCCATCACCAGATAGCTGGCATCGAAGATGGTCTGCTTGACCGCCTCCTCGTCCGAAAGCCCGTTTATCCGGCGAATGAACTCGATGTTGGACGGGCACCATGGTGCATTCGGCCGAACCAGTTCCTGATACTTGCGCATCGCCAGTTCGGCATCCGGATCGTTCCAGGAAAGCGGCAGCCAGACCGTGCGGCTCGGAACCTTGACCGCGTTGATCGACGGCAGCGAGGCTTCGATTTCGCCGAGCAGACCGACAAGGCGCGATCGCGTCAACGCCGTGCCGTGATAATGGACCTGCAGCGAGCGGATGCCCGGCGTCAGGTCGACGAGTCCCGGCACTTTCTCGTCCTGCAGGGCCTGCATCAGCAGATGGGCGCGCAATCTGAGGCCGATCGAAAGCTGCATCGGTCCGTATTCGACCAGCAGGTTGTCATCACCCTGCCGGCGGTAGACGACCGGCACCTCGCCTTCGTCACTGCCGCCAATGATCGGCGAGCCTGCCGTCTCGCCGAGCCCGATGACCGTTGGGCCGGCCAGCGCGTCGTCAGGGCGGTGCACCGCATGAAAGCGGATCCTGTCGCCCGGCTTGAACTGGCCCATTTTCCACTGCTCGTCTCGGGCAATGACCGCCGGGCAGACGAATCCGCCGAGGCTCGGCCCGTCGGGGCCGAGGATGATCGGCATGTCGCCGGTGAAGTCGATCGCGCCGATGGCATAGGGATTGTCGTGCAGGTTGGAGGGATGAAGGCCCGCCTCGCCGCCATCTTCGCGCGCCCATTTCGGTGCCGGCCCCATCAGCCGGACGCCCGTGCGCGCCGAGTTGAAATGCACTTCGTATTCGGTCGAAAACAGTGTCTCGATGTCTTCCTCGAGGAAGAAATCCGGCGCCCCGTGCGGACCGTAGAGGACGCCCACCTGCCATTCCCGCGTCAGCGGCGCCGGCTTGCCGGCAGGCGTGACGTCGGTTTGCGAAGCGCGTGCGAGCCTGAGCACATGGCCGGCCTTCAGCGTGCCGGTGGCATTGCCGCCGAACTGACCCAGACCGAAGGTTGCGCGCGAACCTAGGACGACCGGAGCGGCGAAGCCACCGGCGACGGCCAGATAGGCGCGCTGGCCGGGGCCGTCGATCGTTCCGATAATGAGCGTCTGGCCGGCCTTAACCGACAACGCCGTATCATGCGGCACCGGCTCGCCATCGAGCTTCATCGGCATGCGCGCGCCGGCAAGGGCTATCGTGACGTCGGAGAAGAATTTCAGCACGGGACCGGAAACCGTCAGCTCCAGCGCTGCCGTCTCGTCATGATTGCCGACGAGACGGTTGGCGTGGCGGAAGGAATAGTCGTCCATCGGGCCGGACGGCGGCACGCCGACATGCCAGAGGCCGAGACGACCGGGCAGTTCCTGAAGGCTCGACTGCGCGCCGGGAGCGATCACCTCGATCACGTCCGGCACGAAGCCGAAATCCTTCAGCGCCGTCGTGGCGACATCACCTTTTCGGAAGAGGTCAGAGGTCGCAATCGCCTTCAGATAGTCGAGGTTGGTCTCGATGCCGCAAAGGGACGTGCCGTCGAGCGCCTTTTCCAGTGCAGCGATCGCCGATGCACGGTCGTCTCCCGAAACGATCAGCTTGGCGAGCATCGGGTCGTAATAGGGCGTGACCTCCGTCCCGGTCTCGATCCAGCCATCGACGCGCACATCGGCCGGAAAGACGACCTCCGTCAGGAGCCCGGCGCTCGGCCGGAAATCCGCATGCGGCATTTCCGCATAGACGCGCGCCTCGATGGCCGCACCTCGCGGCGTCAGGGTCTCGTTTCCAGCCAGCACGTCTTCATCGGCCGCCTGGCGGATCATCCACTCGACGAGATCGATGCCAAAGACGGTTTCCGTCACCGGATGCTCGACCTGCAGGCGTGTATTGACTTCGAGAAAGTAGAACTCCTCGCGGGCCGGATCGTAGATGAACTCCACCGTCCCGGCGGAGGCGTAGGCAACCTTTTCGCCGAGCGAGATTGCCGCCGCGTGCAGACGGCTGCGGACCGCGTCGGACAATCCCGGCGCCGGCGTCTCCTCGACCACCTTCTGGTTTCGCCGCTGCAGCGAGCAGTCGCGCTCGCCGAGCGCGATCACCCTGCCTTTGCCGTCGCCGAAGATCTGCACCTCGACATGGCGGGCCTTTGAAACGAAGCGCTCCAGATAGACGCGGGCGTCGCCGAAACTCGAACGCGCCGTGCGCTGGACGCTCTCGAAAGCCGCCTTGAGGCTCGCCGCATCGGCGCAGAGCTGCATGCCGATGCCGCCGCCGCCGGCAGTCGACTTCAGCATGACCGGATAGCCGATCGCCTCGGCGGCTTCCAGGGCCGCATCGGCGCTGTCGAGCAGATCCGATCCGGGCAACAGCGGCACGCCGCTTGCCTTGGCAAGTTCGCGCGCCGTGTGCTTCAGCCCGAAAG
Proteins encoded in this region:
- the uca gene encoding urea carboxylase; translated protein: MFKKVLIANRGEIAVRIIRTLKRLGIASVAVYSDADRFSKAVLMANEAVRLGPAPAAESYLDVDAVVAACKATGAEAVHPGYGFLSENIGFAERLKAEGIAFIGPKPENISAFGLKHTARELAKASGVPLLPGSDLLDSADAALEAAEAIGYPVMLKSTAGGGGIGMQLCADAASLKAAFESVQRTARSSFGDARVYLERFVSKARHVEVQIFGDGKGRVIALGERDCSLQRRNQKVVEETPAPGLSDAVRSRLHAAAISLGEKVAYASAGTVEFIYDPAREEFYFLEVNTRLQVEHPVTETVFGIDLVEWMIRQAADEDVLAGNETLTPRGAAIEARVYAEMPHADFRPSAGLLTEVVFPADVRVDGWIETGTEVTPYYDPMLAKLIVSGDDRASAIAALEKALDGTSLCGIETNLDYLKAIATSDLFRKGDVATTALKDFGFVPDVIEVIAPGAQSSLQELPGRLGLWHVGVPPSGPMDDYSFRHANRLVGNHDETAALELTVSGPVLKFFSDVTIALAGARMPMKLDGEPVPHDTALSVKAGQTLIIGTIDGPGQRAYLAVAGGFAAPVVLGSRATFGLGQFGGNATGTLKAGHVLRLARASQTDVTPAGKPAPLTREWQVGVLYGPHGAPDFFLEEDIETLFSTEYEVHFNSARTGVRLMGPAPKWAREDGGEAGLHPSNLHDNPYAIGAIDFTGDMPIILGPDGPSLGGFVCPAVIARDEQWKMGQFKPGDRIRFHAVHRPDDALAGPTVIGLGETAGSPIIGGSDEGEVPVVYRRQGDDNLLVEYGPMQLSIGLRLRAHLLMQALQDEKVPGLVDLTPGIRSLQVHYHGTALTRSRLVGLLGEIEASLPSINAVKVPSRTVWLPLSWNDPDAELAMRKYQELVRPNAPWCPSNIEFIRRINGLSDEEAVKQTIFDASYLVMGLGDVYLGAPVATPLDPRHRLVTTKYNPARTWTPENAVGIGGAYMCIYGMEGPGGYQLFGRTIQMWNTWRQTPVFGHGKPWLLDFFDQVRFFPVSHAELTEARAAFPHGGYPIRVEDGEFSYADYEAGIAANAASIATFKASQQAAFEAERRRWKEQGLDSFTVDEGPGHHAGGDIPEGCFGVESAVPGNVWKVLVEEGQTVAAGDTLAIIESMKMEITITAHAAGRVKELRAGAGRNVRAGDVLAVLEDI